Proteins found in one Pseudomonas marvdashtae genomic segment:
- a CDS encoding alpha/beta fold hydrolase encodes MNIFRVAFLTRVCIGAFVVVTANAMAAGTLPVGPAAGDMTLSPFYRWAGPMPGLPGAVLRSETLPVQPQMPAAAQALRLLYSSTDSRWHSGLVPVSGALYLPAGKPPADGWPLLAWAHGTLGIADVCAPSWAGWRERDSAYINRWLAHGFAVVATDYQGLGGPGPHPYTFWQAEGRSVLDSIRAARAIRPGLIAKRVILAGQSQGAGAALGAAILAGSYAPELPIFGAVLTAANSTFPQGPIALAPRQSNTLFLALASGALGDDGPRIEEILTDDGLELLRVARQSCTRDIAAKSKGLQIGSFAELLTIAPEALTALRTPMTDMPQASVAFPLFIATGQADRTITPERQYAVAAALCDADNDVTWRTYEGLGHDGVLHGSLDDAFAFVEARLDGSGHGSNCSTLQRPGPPGARNPDAPFNGD; translated from the coding sequence ATGAATATTTTCCGAGTCGCGTTCCTCACACGAGTCTGCATCGGTGCGTTCGTTGTCGTGACGGCCAATGCCATGGCGGCCGGTACGCTGCCGGTCGGCCCCGCGGCAGGCGATATGACGCTGTCGCCGTTCTATCGCTGGGCAGGGCCGATGCCCGGATTACCCGGTGCCGTGCTGCGAAGCGAGACCCTGCCGGTGCAGCCGCAGATGCCCGCCGCCGCTCAGGCCTTGCGCCTGCTCTACAGCTCCACCGACTCACGCTGGCACTCCGGCCTCGTTCCGGTCAGCGGGGCGTTGTACCTGCCGGCGGGCAAGCCTCCCGCCGACGGTTGGCCGCTACTGGCCTGGGCCCACGGTACGCTGGGGATCGCCGATGTCTGCGCACCGTCCTGGGCGGGATGGCGCGAGCGTGATTCGGCCTATATCAACCGCTGGCTGGCCCACGGGTTCGCTGTTGTCGCCACCGACTACCAAGGCTTGGGAGGGCCGGGGCCGCATCCCTATACATTCTGGCAAGCCGAGGGACGCTCGGTGCTGGACTCGATCCGCGCCGCCCGGGCAATCAGGCCAGGGCTCATCGCCAAGCGCGTGATCCTCGCCGGACAATCCCAGGGGGCAGGGGCGGCGCTGGGCGCGGCGATCCTCGCTGGCAGCTATGCACCGGAACTCCCCATCTTCGGTGCGGTGCTCACCGCTGCGAACAGTACGTTCCCCCAAGGGCCGATTGCGCTGGCGCCACGCCAGTCCAATACCCTGTTCCTCGCGTTGGCGTCCGGCGCCCTGGGCGACGACGGGCCACGGATAGAGGAAATCCTGACGGACGATGGCCTGGAACTGCTAAGGGTCGCCCGGCAAAGTTGTACCCGGGACATCGCCGCCAAATCCAAGGGATTGCAGATCGGTTCATTTGCCGAGCTTCTGACCATCGCTCCCGAAGCGTTGACTGCGCTGCGCACCCCGATGACTGATATGCCCCAGGCGTCGGTTGCCTTCCCATTATTCATTGCCACGGGCCAGGCGGATCGAACCATCACGCCAGAGCGCCAGTACGCAGTCGCGGCGGCCTTGTGCGACGCCGATAACGACGTCACCTGGCGCACCTATGAAGGCCTGGGGCATGACGGCGTGCTCCATGGCTCGTTGGACGATGCCTTTGCCTTTGTCGAGGCCCGGCTCGACGGGTCAGGCCATGGCTCCAATTGCTCCACCCTGCAAAGGCCTGGTCCGCCGGGTGCGAGAAATCCGGACGCGCCGTTCAACGGTGATTGA
- a CDS encoding alpha/beta hydrolase fold domain-containing protein: protein MSRAGSLPVDTRPPVHADLLAVATALHEQGLLPVVQGDVQSVRAQLERINAWAARRSVPLSYERTLGFAVDGRTVPCKLYWPEGDETPCLMFYCHGGGFRHGSLAGWDAPLRQLVRDSGLAVLSIDYALSPEYRFPVAFNEVLAIVSRVIKLGTITDCPVRGYALGGDSAGANLALGAAIALRDAGIDALRQLLLFYGSYSRDMTSDSWQRLGGYAGQNLSVETMSAYWASYLASDEDDWRVQPIIADLAGLPPVRLVVGELDPLLDENRELANRLRSAGVATSLQVLANMTHGFVRFNEVAPVARNVIAAQGSALRKALSGQAKVS, encoded by the coding sequence ATGAGTCGCGCTGGAAGCCTGCCGGTGGACACACGGCCGCCGGTTCATGCTGATTTGCTCGCCGTGGCCACGGCGCTGCATGAACAAGGCTTGCTGCCGGTCGTTCAGGGGGATGTGCAAAGCGTCCGTGCGCAACTGGAACGGATCAATGCCTGGGCGGCACGCCGCAGCGTGCCGCTGTCCTACGAACGCACCTTGGGGTTCGCCGTCGATGGCCGGACGGTGCCCTGCAAGCTCTATTGGCCGGAAGGCGATGAGACGCCTTGCTTGATGTTCTACTGCCATGGCGGTGGATTCCGCCACGGGTCGCTCGCCGGCTGGGACGCGCCGCTGCGCCAGTTGGTGCGCGACAGCGGCCTGGCGGTGCTGTCCATCGACTACGCGTTGTCGCCGGAGTATCGCTTTCCGGTCGCATTCAACGAAGTGCTGGCGATCGTCAGCCGGGTCATCAAGCTGGGGACGATCACCGATTGCCCGGTACGCGGTTATGCCCTGGGCGGAGATTCGGCAGGCGCCAACCTCGCCCTGGGCGCTGCCATCGCGCTGCGTGATGCGGGAATCGATGCGCTGCGGCAGTTGTTGCTGTTCTACGGCAGCTACTCGCGGGACATGACCTCCGACTCCTGGCAGCGGCTAGGCGGATACGCTGGCCAGAACCTCTCGGTCGAGACGATGAGTGCCTATTGGGCGAGCTACCTGGCCAGTGATGAAGATGACTGGCGCGTGCAGCCGATCATCGCCGACTTGGCGGGCCTCCCACCGGTGCGATTGGTCGTTGGTGAACTGGACCCGTTGCTGGATGAAAACCGCGAACTCGCGAATCGACTGAGAAGCGCGGGCGTGGCGACGAGCCTGCAAGTGCTCGCAAACATGACCCACGGGTTTGTCCGGTTCAACGAGGTGGCCCCCGTCGCGCGCAACGTCATTGCTGCGCAGGGCAGCGCCTTGCGCAAGGCTCTTTCCGGTCAGGCGAAGGTTTCATGA
- a CDS encoding phosphoglycerate dehydrogenase yields MFEPRHKVVVTQRFFDAMASDFLKSHGCEVVVAELAPGQADGDLSERQLTDLLADADGWIVGHANITSSLLASLPRMQVIARRGVGYERVDTAAVAAAGKVATIAIGGNDASVADHTVALMLAVCRQLKQCQLGLAANDWSIPLGGDLYRKTVGVIGLGRIGRGVLQRLSGFEVKPLIYSPRPGSTQADGCFVGLETLLEESDFITLHAPLNPQTHGLIDGRALALMKRSAVLINTARGGLVRDVDLLDALREKRLAGAGLDVFESESDPRCSSVTEQLIQLPNVIVTPHAGASTVEGLNRTNLIAAQCVAAVLEGRSPPSHCVIADGRRCEGQP; encoded by the coding sequence ATGTTTGAACCTCGCCATAAAGTAGTGGTGACACAGCGATTCTTCGACGCCATGGCTAGCGACTTCCTCAAGAGCCATGGCTGTGAGGTCGTCGTCGCGGAACTGGCTCCGGGGCAAGCCGACGGCGACCTGAGTGAACGCCAGCTGACGGACCTCCTGGCGGATGCCGACGGTTGGATCGTCGGGCACGCGAACATCACGTCCAGCCTGTTGGCTTCGCTCCCGCGCATGCAGGTCATCGCCCGTCGCGGCGTGGGCTACGAGCGGGTCGATACGGCAGCGGTAGCAGCGGCGGGGAAGGTGGCGACCATCGCTATCGGCGGCAACGATGCCAGCGTCGCCGACCACACCGTCGCGCTGATGCTCGCTGTGTGTCGTCAACTCAAGCAGTGCCAACTGGGGTTGGCCGCCAACGACTGGTCGATCCCCCTTGGGGGCGATTTGTACCGTAAAACCGTGGGCGTCATCGGGTTGGGCCGGATTGGCCGGGGCGTCCTGCAGCGCTTGTCCGGCTTTGAGGTCAAGCCGCTGATTTATTCCCCTCGCCCGGGTAGCACCCAAGCCGACGGTTGCTTTGTTGGCCTGGAAACACTGCTCGAGGAAAGCGATTTCATCACCCTGCACGCACCGCTCAATCCTCAAACCCACGGGCTGATCGATGGCCGTGCGTTGGCACTGATGAAGCGCTCCGCAGTGCTGATCAACACCGCGCGCGGCGGATTGGTACGCGATGTGGATCTACTCGATGCCCTGCGAGAAAAGCGCCTGGCGGGAGCGGGACTCGATGTTTTCGAAAGCGAGTCGGACCCCAGGTGTTCTTCGGTCACCGAACAACTGATCCAGCTCCCGAACGTCATCGTCACGCCCCATGCCGGGGCGTCCACGGTCGAGGGGCTCAACCGCACCAACCTGATTGCCGCCCAATGCGTTGCAGCCGTCCTGGAAGGCCGCAGCCCGCCCAGCCATTGCGTGATCGCTGACGGACGTCGCTGCGAAGGTCAGCCATGA